A stretch of Gemmatimonadaceae bacterium DNA encodes these proteins:
- a CDS encoding protein kinase, giving the protein MTSPLRDQLQAALGAALVLQRELGGGGMSRVFLARDEALGREVVVKVLSPELAAGLSSERFTREIKLAASLQEPHIVPVLTAGTTADGLPWFTMPFVAGESLRERMTRGAIPMADALGILRNVAQALAYAHARGIVHRDIKPENVLLSSGTAVVADFGIAKAVSASRTQAPEATLTQAGMAIGTPAYMAPEQATGDINADHRVDLYAWGVLAYELLQGAHPFADRTTPAAMTAAHIATPAPAVTVSQVTPMVRTLVARCLAKDPNDRPARMDDVLAALSASNERTAEAPITPPSWKRLVPIAALFVAAAAAYGWWQTRSTAAPVAAAGTASTAPSLAVIPFASVGGDTANVYLADGIADELTTVLSRVPGLRLAGRSTAARFKGSTLTARQLGDTLGVRTILLGSLRRAGDRVRVTAELSDAGDGRVLWQNTFEEDARDVFKMQEQLAQAIAGQLQLRLSATATSAGTTNAEAYDYYLRGMQVYRNRGPVYADAARFFDEAIKRDSLFTRAWAGKALSVNGSPFFQLVHPRDAIPIAESAARRALALDSLSTEGHTALAAIAHARLDWDLAEREAQRAIALDSLNTIAHWQLGFRAANYGDIAAAKRAFERVRDLDPMFATGLVYLGLTEVLAGQREQGIRDAVRAHELTPSVLSGQGMLLLTLLAAGENARAAEYATRFAETTDDPMRLGLLVLAMRRGGKVALAAPIEKRVDALPDNVRGVWNSRFLARFARGDTAGALDALERASAGDGDLIYSNVLVSPLFDPMRTQPRFQAALARLHLENSPVRAGLTPRAR; this is encoded by the coding sequence ATGACCTCTCCCCTCCGCGACCAACTTCAAGCCGCCCTCGGCGCCGCCCTCGTGCTCCAGCGTGAGCTGGGCGGCGGCGGCATGTCGCGCGTCTTCCTCGCGCGTGATGAGGCGCTGGGGCGTGAGGTGGTCGTGAAGGTCCTGTCGCCCGAGCTGGCCGCGGGGCTCAGCAGCGAGCGCTTCACGCGCGAGATCAAGCTCGCCGCGTCGCTGCAGGAGCCGCACATCGTGCCCGTGCTCACCGCCGGCACCACCGCCGATGGACTGCCCTGGTTCACGATGCCGTTCGTGGCCGGTGAGTCGCTGCGGGAGCGGATGACGCGCGGGGCGATCCCCATGGCCGATGCGCTCGGCATTCTGCGCAACGTGGCGCAGGCGTTGGCGTATGCGCACGCCCGCGGCATTGTGCACCGCGACATCAAACCCGAGAACGTGCTGCTCTCGAGCGGCACGGCGGTGGTGGCCGACTTCGGCATTGCCAAGGCCGTCAGTGCCTCGCGGACGCAGGCCCCGGAGGCCACGCTCACGCAGGCCGGCATGGCCATCGGTACGCCGGCGTACATGGCGCCCGAACAGGCCACCGGCGACATCAACGCTGATCATCGCGTTGATCTGTATGCGTGGGGTGTGCTCGCCTACGAACTGCTCCAGGGCGCGCATCCGTTCGCCGATCGCACGACGCCGGCCGCGATGACCGCGGCGCATATCGCGACGCCCGCGCCGGCAGTGACGGTTTCGCAGGTGACGCCGATGGTGCGCACGCTCGTCGCGCGCTGCCTGGCCAAGGACCCAAACGATCGACCAGCGCGCATGGACGACGTGCTCGCTGCGCTCTCGGCGAGTAACGAGCGTACGGCGGAGGCGCCGATCACGCCGCCGTCGTGGAAGCGGCTGGTGCCGATTGCGGCACTGTTCGTGGCGGCGGCGGCCGCCTACGGCTGGTGGCAGACGCGATCCACCGCCGCACCGGTTGCCGCCGCCGGTACCGCGAGCACCGCGCCGTCGCTCGCCGTCATCCCGTTCGCATCCGTGGGCGGCGACACCGCCAACGTCTATCTCGCTGACGGGATCGCCGACGAACTCACGACGGTCCTCTCGCGCGTCCCGGGGCTGCGCCTCGCCGGCCGCTCCACCGCCGCGCGCTTCAAGGGCTCGACACTCACCGCCCGGCAGCTCGGCGACACGCTTGGCGTGCGCACGATTCTCCTTGGCAGTCTCCGTCGAGCTGGCGATCGCGTGCGCGTCACCGCGGAGTTGAGCGACGCGGGCGACGGGCGCGTACTCTGGCAGAACACCTTCGAAGAAGACGCGCGCGATGTGTTCAAGATGCAGGAGCAGCTGGCGCAGGCCATTGCCGGGCAGTTGCAACTGCGGCTGAGTGCGACGGCCACGAGTGCGGGCACGACGAACGCCGAAGCCTACGACTACTACCTGCGTGGCATGCAGGTGTATCGCAATCGGGGGCCGGTGTACGCCGATGCGGCGCGCTTTTTTGATGAAGCCATCAAGCGCGACTCGCTGTTCACTCGCGCATGGGCTGGCAAGGCGCTGTCTGTGAACGGATCACCGTTTTTTCAGCTGGTCCACCCGCGCGACGCCATCCCGATTGCCGAGTCGGCCGCTCGACGCGCGCTGGCCTTGGACTCGCTGAGCACCGAAGGACATACCGCGCTCGCCGCCATCGCCCACGCCCGTCTGGATTGGGATTTGGCGGAGCGCGAGGCGCAGCGCGCGATCGCTCTCGACTCGCTGAACACGATCGCGCACTGGCAGCTCGGATTCCGGGCGGCGAACTACGGTGACATTGCGGCCGCGAAGCGGGCCTTCGAACGCGTCCGGGATCTCGACCCGATGTTCGCCACGGGACTCGTCTATCTCGGCCTTACGGAGGTGCTCGCCGGACAGCGAGAGCAGGGCATCCGCGATGCCGTGCGTGCGCATGAACTGACGCCGTCGGTGCTCAGCGGACAGGGCATGCTGTTGTTGACGCTGCTCGCGGCGGGCGAGAATGCGCGGGCGGCGGAGTACGCCACCCGCTTTGCGGAGACGACCGACGATCCCATGCGCCTCGGTTTGCTGGTGCTGGCGATGCGCCGAGGCGGCAAGGTGGCCCTTGCGGCGCCAATCGAGAAGCGCGTGGACGCGCTACCGGACAACGTCCGCGGTGTCTGGAATAGCCGATTCCTCGCGCGTTTTGCTCGAGGCGACACGGCAGGCGCACTCGACGCCCTCGAACGGGCGAGCGCCGGCGATGGGGATCTGATCTATTCGAACGTCCTCGTGTCGCCGCTGTTCGACCCGATGCGCACGCAACCGCGCTTTCAAGCCGCGCTCGCGCGATTGCATCTGGAGAACTCGCCCGTGCGGGCGGGCCTAACGCCCCGCGCACGCTGA
- a CDS encoding type II toxin-antitoxin system VapC family toxin, translating into MSGVVLDSSAIIALIAGEAEAPRLASVLDAASDRAVGAATLVEAGIVLRARHGARGDLALDAFLQRLEIRVVPISAREAMFARDAHRRFGRGVGSPAVLNYGDCLAYAVSASLGWPLLCVGEDFPKTDVRLAV; encoded by the coding sequence ATGAGTGGCGTCGTGCTCGATAGTTCGGCGATCATCGCGCTGATCGCCGGAGAAGCGGAGGCGCCACGTCTCGCGTCGGTGCTCGACGCCGCGTCCGATCGCGCGGTGGGCGCCGCCACCCTCGTGGAAGCGGGCATCGTGCTCCGGGCGCGCCACGGCGCGCGCGGCGATCTCGCCCTGGATGCCTTCCTCCAGCGTCTGGAGATCCGCGTTGTGCCCATCAGCGCGCGTGAAGCGATGTTCGCACGCGACGCACACCGGCGGTTCGGGCGCGGCGTCGGATCGCCGGCCGTCCTGAATTACGGTGACTGTCTGGCCTACGCGGTGTCGGCCTCATTGGGGTGGCCACTGCTTTGTGTCGGCGAGGACTTCCCCAAGACAGACGTGCGGCTGGCGGTCTAA
- a CDS encoding nucleotidyltransferase, protein MTRAPRTHTNARLSPDFQDFARALAAHGVDALLVGGYAMGAYGVIRATEDIDFFYRASAANVARLCAALDTFGAPPAIIDAATLSRPDTVVMFGAPPQRIDLLSSISGVSFDEAATGGPVIVVDGVAIRLIARDALIRNKRAAARPKDLTDAAALEALDAS, encoded by the coding sequence GTGACTCGCGCGCCGCGGACGCACACGAACGCTCGGCTCTCACCAGACTTTCAGGACTTCGCGCGCGCCCTCGCCGCTCATGGCGTGGATGCCCTGCTGGTGGGCGGGTATGCGATGGGTGCGTACGGTGTCATTCGCGCCACGGAGGATATCGACTTCTTCTATCGCGCCTCAGCGGCCAACGTGGCGCGCCTCTGCGCGGCCCTCGACACCTTCGGTGCCCCGCCGGCCATCATCGATGCCGCGACCCTCAGCCGTCCCGACACGGTGGTCATGTTCGGGGCGCCACCGCAGCGCATCGATCTCCTGTCGTCCATCAGTGGCGTGTCCTTCGATGAGGCGGCGACCGGCGGCCCCGTGATCGTCGTCGATGGCGTTGCGATCCGCCTCATCGCACGCGACGCGCTGATCCGAAACAAGCGGGCCGCCGCGCGCCCGAAGGATCTGACCGATGCGGCCGCGTTGGAGGCGCTCGACGCGAGCTAG
- a CDS encoding ribbon-helix-helix protein, CopG family encodes MPSIKTTVYLDSADYRALQAHAEVQGRSAAELIREAVRHLVAQHAGRTPSNRVAEATPYYAARAERTASGSPPIPSAPLPSIADRLAEIQAMVREMPILDARPADEILGYDADGLPR; translated from the coding sequence ATGCCTTCGATCAAGACGACGGTCTATCTGGACAGCGCCGACTACCGAGCGCTGCAGGCGCACGCTGAGGTGCAAGGACGGTCCGCGGCCGAGCTCATCCGGGAGGCGGTCCGGCACCTGGTGGCACAGCATGCAGGGCGTACGCCCAGTAATCGCGTCGCCGAAGCGACCCCGTACTACGCGGCTCGTGCTGAGCGGACGGCGAGCGGCTCCCCCCCGATCCCCAGCGCGCCGTTGCCGTCGATCGCCGACCGTCTGGCGGAGATTCAGGCCATGGTGCGTGAGATGCCGATCCTGGATGCGCGCCCCGCCGACGAGATCCTCGGATACGACGCGGATGGTCTCCCGAGATGA
- a CDS encoding type II toxin-antitoxin system VapC family toxin: MISRGVVLDSSAIVAMICREANAMALADAVESAWPRLVSSASVLECTLVLLQRFGANGDLLLDEFLRDFRVEAVAFDAEQLRCARDGARRFGRGRHAAALSYGDCFSYALATTRGLPLLYVGNDFASTDVSALPY; this comes from the coding sequence GTGATCTCGCGTGGTGTCGTGCTCGACAGCTCGGCGATTGTTGCCATGATCTGCCGGGAAGCGAACGCCATGGCGCTCGCGGATGCCGTGGAGAGCGCGTGGCCGCGGCTCGTGTCGTCGGCGTCCGTGCTTGAGTGCACCCTGGTGCTGCTCCAGCGGTTTGGGGCGAACGGGGATCTGCTGCTTGACGAGTTTCTGCGCGATTTCCGCGTCGAAGCCGTGGCCTTTGATGCCGAGCAGCTGCGTTGCGCGCGTGACGGCGCTCGGCGATTTGGGCGTGGGCGACATGCCGCGGCGTTGAGTTACGGTGATTGCTTCTCGTATGCGCTCGCGACGACCCGTGGCCTTCCGTTGCTCTACGTCGGCAACGACTTCGCCAGCACCGACGTCTCCGCGCTCCCGTACTGA
- a CDS encoding Uma2 family endonuclease: MTTTPLRSTPVMTDAPALMTADELFTYHVPGKRTELVRGRLVLHEPASFYHGVVAGRVLLRLGAWLENDRVARGATEPLGDLLAADTGFTLTREPDTVRAPDVAFVYTERRPLETRGFPELAPDLAVEVRSPNDRTGEVLSKVGDWLNAGTSLVWVIDPQRRSAQQFAADGTISLLTEHDALTGDPVLPGLRIPLADLLANLPAG, from the coding sequence ATGACCACGACCCCGCTGCGGAGCACGCCCGTCATGACCGACGCGCCGGCCTTGATGACCGCCGATGAGCTCTTCACATATCACGTGCCGGGCAAGCGCACGGAGCTCGTGCGCGGTCGACTCGTCCTGCACGAACCCGCCAGCTTCTACCACGGGGTCGTGGCCGGCCGAGTCCTGTTGCGACTCGGCGCATGGCTCGAGAACGATCGCGTGGCACGTGGGGCGACGGAGCCCTTGGGCGACCTGCTGGCCGCCGACACGGGCTTTACGCTGACCCGAGAGCCCGATACGGTGCGCGCGCCGGATGTCGCGTTCGTGTACACCGAACGGCGGCCCCTCGAGACGCGCGGCTTTCCGGAACTCGCGCCCGATCTGGCGGTGGAGGTGCGCTCACCAAACGACCGCACGGGCGAGGTACTTTCCAAGGTCGGCGACTGGCTGAACGCCGGCACGTCCCTCGTCTGGGTCATCGACCCGCAGCGCCGATCGGCGCAGCAGTTCGCCGCCGACGGCACTATTTCTCTCCTGACGGAGCACGACGCGCTCACCGGCGACCCCGTCCTCCCCGGCCTGCGCATCCCCCTCGCCGACTTACTGGCGAACCTTCCCGCCGGCTAG
- a CDS encoding amidohydrolase produces the protein MLRSLALAAALLFAPALAAAQQAPTSDLAKLIEAKLPAVMPKVVAWRRDLHEHPELSGQEVRTAKIVAEHLKSLGVEVHEQMGLTGVVGVLKGGKPGPVVALRADMDALPVTELVDLPFKSKAKAMWQGQEVGVMHACGHDNHVAILMGVAEVLAGMKAQVPGTVKFLFQPAEEGLGGAQAMVDAGALAEPTPNAIFGLHVWPQRTGSLNIRVGPQMAAAGNFTIIVKGKQTHGSQPWSGIDPIVVASQIVLGLQTIESRQVNVSYLPSVLTVGQITGGNRSNIIPDSVVMVGTLRTFDDVMRADIASRIKRTAEQIAASAGATALVTVDKGGLVQANDTTLSERMIPTLKRTAGFGGFNLVGPIMASEDFPVFATKIPSLFVFLGVTPKDKDLASAAPNHSPLFFADEGALETGVRAMANLATDYLAGGKVRQ, from the coding sequence ATGCTCCGTTCGCTCGCCCTTGCCGCCGCTCTCCTCTTCGCGCCCGCCCTCGCCGCCGCGCAGCAGGCGCCGACCTCCGACCTCGCCAAGCTCATCGAGGCGAAACTGCCGGCGGTGATGCCCAAGGTCGTCGCGTGGCGCCGCGACCTGCATGAACATCCGGAGCTGAGCGGGCAGGAGGTGCGCACGGCCAAGATCGTCGCCGAGCATCTCAAGAGTTTGGGGGTCGAGGTGCACGAGCAGATGGGGCTCACCGGCGTGGTGGGCGTGCTCAAGGGCGGGAAGCCCGGCCCGGTGGTCGCGCTGCGCGCCGATATGGACGCGCTCCCGGTCACGGAGCTCGTGGACCTGCCGTTCAAGAGCAAGGCGAAGGCGATGTGGCAGGGGCAGGAAGTGGGCGTGATGCATGCGTGCGGGCACGACAATCACGTCGCCATTCTCATGGGCGTTGCGGAAGTGCTCGCGGGCATGAAGGCGCAGGTACCGGGCACGGTGAAGTTCCTCTTCCAGCCCGCCGAGGAAGGGTTGGGGGGCGCGCAGGCCATGGTCGATGCCGGTGCCCTCGCGGAACCCACCCCGAACGCGATCTTCGGGTTGCATGTCTGGCCGCAGCGCACGGGTTCGCTCAACATCCGCGTGGGCCCGCAGATGGCAGCGGCCGGCAACTTCACGATCATCGTGAAGGGGAAGCAAACGCACGGCTCCCAGCCGTGGAGCGGCATCGACCCCATCGTGGTGGCGTCGCAGATCGTGCTCGGGCTGCAGACGATCGAGAGCCGTCAGGTGAATGTGTCGTACCTGCCCAGCGTGCTCACCGTCGGGCAGATCACCGGCGGCAATCGCAGCAACATCATTCCCGACAGTGTGGTGATGGTGGGGACGCTGCGCACGTTCGACGATGTGATGCGCGCGGATATCGCGTCACGGATCAAGCGCACCGCCGAGCAGATCGCGGCGAGCGCCGGTGCCACGGCGCTGGTGACGGTGGACAAGGGCGGGCTTGTGCAGGCCAACGACACCACGCTCAGCGAGCGCATGATCCCCACCCTCAAGCGCACGGCCGGCTTCGGGGGCTTCAATCTCGTCGGGCCGATCATGGCGAGCGAAGACTTCCCGGTGTTCGCGACGAAGATCCCGAGCCTCTTTGTCTTCCTTGGCGTCACGCCCAAGGACAAGGATCTCGCGAGCGCGGCGCCGAATCACTCGCCGCTGTTCTTTGCGGATGAAGGCGCGCTCGAGACGGGGGTGCGCGCGATGGCCAACCTGGCGACGGATTACCTAGCCGGCGGGAAGGTTCGCCAGTAA
- a CDS encoding type II toxin-antitoxin system VapB family antitoxin has translation MALSIKDPETDRLARELAEVTGETITEAIRVAIAERLERARGHRYPPLRAALQRIHERMQALPVLDARSPDDMLYDEFGLPK, from the coding sequence ATGGCACTCAGCATCAAGGATCCCGAAACCGACCGTCTCGCTCGTGAACTCGCCGAGGTGACGGGCGAGACCATCACCGAAGCCATCCGTGTCGCGATCGCCGAACGGCTCGAGCGCGCGCGTGGACATCGGTACCCGCCCCTGCGCGCGGCCTTGCAGCGAATCCACGAACGGATGCAGGCGCTGCCGGTGCTCGATGCTCGTTCGCCGGACGACATGCTGTACGACGAGTTTGGGCTGCCCAAGTGA
- a CDS encoding protein kinase → MTDTLAQLQSALEDRYRVERELGAGGMATVYLARDLRHERDVAIKVLRADVADRVGRERFLREIRVAAGLSHPHILPLLDSGEAAAQLFYVMPVVRGESLRVRLETGLLPVADAVRIVSEAARALEHAHKAGVIHRDIKPENILLQDGQALVADFGIARAMDSAQGDTLTQAGMSVGTPAYMSPEQAVGDIVDGRSDQYALACVLYECLVGEPPFTGPTAQAVIAKRFVQTPADVQALREGVPRPVALALQRALQRTPIDRFESSAAFATALQEAAATPVATRVAASAPEQSVAVLAFDSPSGDPDDEFFADGITEEILTALAQHPELKVAGRASSFSFKGKSIDTRLIAEQLGVRTVLEGSVRRSRDRVRITARLVDAADGYQLWSERYDRQIEDVFAVQDEISSTIAQRLRATLAVDAPTRRQRTTASVEAYEAYLKGRALQYRRGRHIREGLAQLQKALAADPTYALAWAGIADTYTLLAYYGVMRASDAQPRAEEASRRALEYGPDLAECNASRGLYELFLAWNWARAEELLSRSYALDPSYAQGTAWYCFFARGSMLGEWQEAVNGMTRLVARDPLSAYAQAISAACHAGGHIGDGGVAAAERAVALDPDAFASWHCGLMGILATNSPSEVRRYLDGAFATSGRSIVSLGLYAFWCVDQCDIDGAQLAFAELETRAHREPDLPCLRGALALLLGHETRGQALLLEAEQRRDPQICQYLHLDRMFPCLQRARAHPALRALEDRVGLTDFLRTRASRSSL, encoded by the coding sequence GTGACCGATACGCTTGCCCAACTGCAGTCCGCTCTGGAAGACCGCTACCGCGTTGAGCGCGAGCTCGGCGCCGGGGGCATGGCGACCGTGTACCTCGCGCGTGATCTGCGACACGAGCGCGATGTCGCGATCAAGGTGTTGCGGGCGGACGTGGCGGATCGGGTGGGGCGCGAGCGCTTTCTGCGCGAGATCCGTGTCGCGGCCGGATTGAGTCATCCGCATATCCTGCCGCTGCTTGATTCCGGCGAGGCCGCCGCGCAGCTCTTCTATGTGATGCCCGTCGTGCGTGGCGAGTCGCTGCGCGTGCGCCTCGAGACCGGCCTGCTGCCCGTGGCCGACGCGGTGCGCATCGTGAGCGAAGCGGCACGCGCCCTCGAGCACGCGCACAAGGCCGGCGTCATCCATCGGGACATCAAGCCCGAGAACATCCTCCTGCAGGATGGGCAGGCGCTCGTCGCCGATTTCGGTATCGCGCGCGCGATGGACAGCGCGCAGGGCGATACGCTCACGCAGGCCGGCATGAGTGTGGGCACGCCCGCTTACATGAGCCCTGAGCAGGCCGTCGGCGATATCGTGGACGGGCGCAGCGATCAGTACGCGCTCGCGTGTGTGCTGTATGAATGTCTGGTGGGCGAACCGCCGTTCACCGGGCCAACGGCGCAAGCCGTGATCGCCAAGCGATTCGTGCAGACGCCGGCCGATGTGCAGGCGCTGCGCGAAGGCGTGCCGCGTCCAGTCGCGCTGGCGCTGCAGCGGGCCTTGCAGCGCACACCCATCGATCGATTCGAGTCGTCGGCCGCATTTGCCACGGCGCTGCAGGAAGCGGCCGCGACACCAGTGGCCACGCGCGTCGCCGCGTCGGCACCGGAGCAATCGGTGGCCGTGCTCGCGTTCGACAGCCCAAGTGGCGACCCCGACGACGAGTTCTTCGCCGACGGCATCACGGAAGAAATTCTGACCGCGCTCGCGCAACACCCCGAGCTCAAGGTGGCCGGGCGGGCGTCCAGCTTTTCGTTCAAGGGCAAGAGCATCGACACCCGACTGATTGCCGAGCAATTGGGGGTGCGGACCGTGCTCGAAGGCTCCGTCCGGCGCTCGCGGGACCGCGTGCGGATTACGGCGCGCCTGGTCGATGCGGCCGATGGCTATCAGCTGTGGTCGGAGCGTTACGATCGGCAGATCGAAGACGTGTTCGCCGTGCAGGACGAGATTTCGTCGACGATTGCGCAGCGGTTGCGCGCGACGCTCGCGGTGGACGCGCCGACTCGGCGCCAGCGCACCACGGCCAGTGTCGAGGCGTACGAGGCGTATCTCAAGGGGCGGGCGTTGCAGTATCGGCGCGGCCGACACATTCGCGAAGGGCTCGCGCAGCTGCAGAAGGCGCTCGCGGCAGATCCCACGTACGCGTTGGCGTGGGCCGGCATTGCCGATACCTACACCCTGCTGGCGTACTATGGTGTGATGCGGGCGAGCGATGCCCAACCGCGCGCCGAAGAGGCGTCACGTCGCGCGTTGGAGTACGGCCCCGACCTCGCCGAGTGCAACGCCTCACGCGGCCTCTACGAGTTGTTCCTCGCCTGGAACTGGGCCCGGGCCGAGGAGCTGTTGAGTCGCAGCTACGCACTCGACCCGAGCTACGCCCAGGGCACGGCGTGGTACTGCTTCTTTGCCCGCGGCAGCATGCTCGGTGAGTGGCAGGAGGCCGTGAACGGCATGACGCGGCTGGTGGCCCGCGATCCGCTCTCCGCGTATGCCCAGGCGATCAGCGCGGCCTGTCATGCCGGGGGCCATATCGGCGACGGCGGCGTGGCGGCCGCCGAACGCGCGGTCGCGCTCGATCCGGATGCCTTTGCCTCGTGGCATTGCGGGCTGATGGGGATCCTCGCGACGAACTCGCCGAGCGAGGTGCGGCGTTATCTCGACGGCGCGTTCGCGACGTCTGGGCGTTCAATCGTCTCGCTGGGACTCTATGCCTTCTGGTGCGTGGACCAGTGCGATATCGACGGAGCGCAGCTGGCCTTTGCGGAGCTCGAAACACGCGCCCACCGCGAGCCGGATCTCCCCTGTCTCCGTGGCGCCCTCGCGTTGCTGCTGGGGCATGAGACGCGGGGTCAGGCGCTGCTGCTGGAGGCCGAGCAGCGCCGGGATCCGCAGATCTGTCAGTATCTGCATCTCGATCGGATGTTCCCCTGTCTGCAGCGCGCCCGAGCCCATCCCGCGCTGCGCGCGCTGGAAGATCGTGTGGGCCTGACGGACTTCCTGCGCACGCGCGCCTCCCGGAGTTCGCTGTGA
- a CDS encoding OmpH family outer membrane protein, with the protein MSRPSIARHAAAILLTLAALLTPASRVHAQKSAAGRPTRIAVFDSRTVLDSMPERRGAESEFALEQAKARTMLGAATDSLRAAVEEFAKVESQMTPRQREATTMHLRARELMVEEMVAHLEQVVMRRQAELQAPLRERILQAARTVRVREGYDLVIDLASDGSIIDADARIDLTAAIIRELRSAARK; encoded by the coding sequence ATGTCCCGCCCCTCCATTGCCCGTCACGCCGCCGCGATCCTCCTGACGCTCGCGGCTCTCCTCACCCCGGCGTCTCGCGTGCACGCCCAAAAGAGCGCCGCCGGTCGCCCCACGCGTATTGCGGTCTTCGACTCACGCACCGTGCTCGATTCGATGCCGGAGCGGCGTGGCGCCGAGTCGGAGTTCGCGTTGGAGCAGGCCAAGGCGCGCACCATGCTGGGGGCGGCGACCGATTCGCTACGCGCGGCCGTCGAGGAGTTCGCCAAGGTGGAGTCGCAGATGACGCCTCGCCAGCGCGAGGCCACCACCATGCATCTGCGCGCGCGCGAGCTGATGGTGGAGGAGATGGTCGCCCATCTCGAGCAGGTCGTGATGCGGCGACAGGCCGAACTGCAGGCGCCGCTGCGCGAGCGCATCCTGCAGGCGGCGCGCACGGTGCGCGTGCGCGAGGGCTATGACCTTGTCATCGATCTCGCGAGCGATGGCTCCATCATCGATGCCGACGCCCGCATCGATCTGACCGCCGCCATCATTCGCGAACTGCGGAGCGCCGCGCGCAAGTAG
- a CDS encoding helix-turn-helix transcriptional regulator has product MDLPALGLLLRNARRAAGESQADLAARTGVGLRLITEFERGARPNVSLETAVGLLTAVGVTAVFQAADGTEWRAEDAPAAARARAAMRRRSWTGHVSALHRDAHDPPASSDDMASNLERTARLSTTVAALRPTA; this is encoded by the coding sequence ATGGACCTCCCCGCCCTCGGCCTCCTGCTCCGCAACGCCCGCCGCGCCGCCGGCGAGTCGCAAGCCGACCTTGCGGCCCGCACGGGGGTGGGGCTGCGCCTGATCACCGAATTCGAGCGCGGCGCACGACCGAACGTGAGTCTGGAAACCGCGGTGGGGTTGCTGACGGCAGTGGGAGTCACGGCCGTCTTCCAGGCCGCCGATGGCACCGAGTGGCGCGCCGAAGATGCGCCAGCGGCGGCGCGCGCACGGGCGGCGATGCGGCGCCGGAGCTGGACCGGTCATGTGAGCGCCCTGCATCGCGACGCGCATGACCCGCCGGCGTCGAGCGATGACATGGCGAGCAATCTGGAGCGTACCGCGCGTCTCTCCACGACCGTCGCCGCCCTGAGACCGACGGCGTGA